A stretch of DNA from Oncorhynchus keta strain PuntledgeMale-10-30-2019 chromosome 17, Oket_V2, whole genome shotgun sequence:
GGGACATTCACGTTGCTAATGTCATCCCTACTCCCTCCGTAGTCAAGATGATGATGTGTCATTCTCGCTCCATGATATCTCCTCTGCCCACAGAGAGCAGTTAGTTAGTCGGTGAGTCATGGGACGGGAGGGGACGGGCTGTAAAACTTCTGCATTAAAAAGCCATCTGGAAAGGAAGCCATGACGCAGGAAGGAATTGATCCCAAGCCAAACGGACACTGGAATATATTCCAAACACATTAATAATAGGGCTGGATAATTGGGAGGATTTGTTATGATGTCATTGTATTTGTCCCATGATggcatacattattattatttttaaaagtattattattaatacatgacatcattatgTGTTAAACATACGGatatactctgctctactcttctAAAGCCCTAGTGTGTTGACTTGAAGTGCTGTATGAGTGCCTCAGCTCTATTAGTACAATACTATCCTTTGATATTCAGCTCTATTAGTGTACTACTATCATTTGATGTTTCAGATACATAAATAATATTGATTGTATCATTTCTCCTATACTGTAGGgaatgtattgtgatgttatGTAGATCATACACAGTAGAGGGCACAGAATGAGTCACATACAGGCTGTGTCACTGTGTGGTATGCTCTCTCACCATGAAGAATACCTTTGCAGTTCAGCTACTCAAGGACAGAGGTGGTTTAGATATCTCACTCCCTTTACAATGGAATGTAAGTTTAGAACTATTTTGTTTAATTTGTTATGCCATGACTGTTCTTGTATGTTATATATGGTGGGAATGTGCTTATATCTATGTCATACATGGTGGGACTGTGCTTATATCTATGTCATACATGGTGGGACTGTGCTTATATCTATGTCATACATGGTGGGACTGTGCTTATATCTATGTCATACATGGTGGGACTGTGCTTATGTCTATGTCATACATGGTGGGACTGTGCTTATATCTATGTCATACATGGTGGGACTGTGCTTATATCTATGTCATACATGGTGGGACTGTGCTTATGTCTATGTCATACATGGTGGGACTGCTTATATCTATGTCATACATGGTGGGACTGTGCTTATGTCTATGTTATAAACGGTGGGACTGCTTATATCTATGTtagcgccttcagaaagtattgataCCCATGcactgcacaacacatcacttcCTGTTGAACACGGAACCCTCTGTTCCATATTAGGTCTATCTCTGATCAGTTACCCAGGAAAGGGAGGAAAATAGCCCATATGAATATATGTAaccttagaaataaggttaatgaaatcaataacttgctaacatcagataacattaaTATATTAGCTATTTatgagactcacttagataatgAATTAGATAATACAGCAGTATCAAAACAAGAATATCGCTGTATGTATTCAGAGCCATATGCTTCTAATGCGTAGAGAAGATCTCATGTAAAGTGTTTTTTAAGTGTTGTGATTCCAGCTTCACTTAGCACATCTAAAGCCCTTTCTTTttgggtgttgctataggccactaagtgcaaacagtcagtatctaaataatatgtgtgaaatacttgatagtgtatgtgatgtaaacagagaggtcaaCCTTCTTGAGGACCTGAacattgactggttttcatcaagctgtccactaaagaggaagcttctcactgtaaccagtgcctttAGTCTGGTTCacgttattaatcaacctaccagggtgtttacaaacactacaggaacaagatcatccacatttttactaatacttTAGAACTTAGTTCTAAAGCTGTAGtcatacccattggatgcagtgatcacaatagtGGTTATATCTaagaaagccaaagttccaaaagctgggcATAAAATAGTGTACAGTATAAGAGGTCACACAAAATATTTTACTGATACttttatgtggatgatgttaaaaatatttgttggtctgatgtgattaatcaGGAGCATCCAGAccctgcacttgatgaatttatgaaattgcttcttcaaattattgataaacatgcacctttTAAGAAACTGACTTtcagaactgttaaggctccatggattgatgatgaaTTGAAAATCTGTATAGTtgaaaggagtggctaataagactggctgacttactgcaacTTGAGAAATTAAGACTacactcaacaaaaagaagaataaactgtattatgaagcaaAGATaaattacattaaaaaaatatttaatttaaaCTACGGGCAGGAAGACATTCAATTCCACCTTTCATTGGATCacatggcttattcatcacaatagcatttgatgttgccaattttTTGAATGAttatttcattggcaaagtgggcaaacttaggcaggaaatgacaacaacgaacagtgagccatcgtactcatgcataaaaaaatgaataatgaaagaaaagcattgcaagttagaattttgtaaagttagtgggGAGAGGTGGAAAAACGTTTTGTTATCAATCAATAATGACACACCTCCTGGCATTGAAAATGTAGATGAAAAGCTattgaggatggtagctgactctagcTACTCCTATCGGTCATTTCGTTAATCTAAGCCTAGAGGAACAtttttgtcctcaggcctggagtgAGGCAAAAGTAATttcgctacccaagagtggtaaagccgcctgatgatcaaaggaaattggatgcacctgagctcaatatgctgtgtcatagcaaaggggtgtgaatacttatgtaaatgagatatttctgatATTTcaaaatctaaaaacatgttttctcttcatcattatgggttattgtgtgtagatgggggaGATTATTTTATATTCATTTTTAattcaacaaaatgttgaataagtcaagtgttatgaatactttctgaagacactgaatGCGTGAAGGATGTGCAACTCACCTTCTGCCAGACGTAGGCCTCGCGCAGGGTGATGATCTCATGTTCGCGGTGCTCCCCCTGCACGGCACACACCACACAGATTACCTTCTCGTCAGCCTTGCAATAGAGAGTGCCCTCCTGGCCATGCTCCTTACAGCGCAGCCTCTCCACTGTCACTGTGTCCCTCTTACTAACCCCCTCTAGAGCCGCCAATGCCTCTTCATCATCAACCTTCCCcttcccctggtctctctctcctccacacacacCGTTCTCTTgtatcccagccccaccacatGCCCCATTTTCCACCACTCCTGGCTCTGCCGCAGGCCTCATTCCCTGTACCCTTtcctcccctgccccctcccttGTGTATCTGTCCCTGCCCAGCCGTTGGGACTGGGGCTGCAACACTTCCTGGCCGTAGGGCATCAGCTGGTGTCGCGTGCTGCAGGCGTGTTTCTCGGCATGGGCAGGGCAGAAGGCGAAGCTGCAGGTGTGACACACCTGGGTCGCCGGCTGGGCCTCATCAGGTTCACACGCATCACATGACCCATCCATCTGCGGTAGCTCGTCCTCATCAggtcctccacttcctctccagGGTTCCCTTTCGTCTGTCATTGTAGTGGGTCTGAGTAGGGTGAGTAGGGGGGTAAGTGAAGGACACCCTGTGGGAGAGATGAGTAGTAGAGGACAGGGTATATAAATAGGTATAAACAAGGTGTAGGGACTACTGTCAAGAGGGAAAACAAAAACATCCCTTTCAAAGGTACTGTACCTGCCAAAGTTTACTGCTTTTGTCTGCAAACACACCCCTCTTTGTTTGCATACTTttccccacatacacacactgtagatacacacacacctggtgaGAGTGCAATCGTGCATTATCTAATGCAACTGGTGAGAGTGCATACCTGATTTATCTAATGcatacactctctttctctccaagctcctcctcttcctgtccagTATCAGGGCCAGACCATTTAACGCTTCAATAATTTtgtttttctctcttctccctccccctttcatTTATTTCACTCTACGGGAGAGCATTTAAAAAATGGAGGCTACCCACGCTGCCTGCCTGACACGCACAGCAGGGCCTGAGCTGCATACAAAAGTATgttttgtgctctctctctcttttcctatcTCACTCCGTGGGGGCCTACCTCCCCTGAACACAGCACGGctattctctctcctttctgacaCAAACAACCACCAACTGGGCCTCACTGCACATAAAACTCCCCCACTCTTCAATTCTCTTCTCCACTCTGCTATCTCCATTTCTCTGACTCTttcacacaccgacacacactctctctccccccctatgGGCCTACCCGTGTGAAGCTTGGTTCCCAATGTGTACTCACTGGTATATCTGTGTGGCAGGCTCTGCAGTTTTGTTCGCTTTCTGTcactctttgt
This window harbors:
- the LOC118395988 gene encoding tripartite motif-containing protein 44-like isoform X3; protein product: MTDEREPWRGSGGPDEDELPQMDGSCDACEPDEAQPATQVCHTCSFAFCPAHAEKHACSTRHQLMPYGQEVLQPQSQRLGRDRYTREGAGEERVQGMRPAAEPGVVENGACGGAGIQENGVCGGERDQGKGKVDDEEALAALEGVSKRDTVTVERLRCKEHGQEGTLYCKADEKVICVVCAVQGEHREHEIITLREAYVWQKSREGYDLLGCTQNMADHIKTKWTNPEMSTEQLEAYVNSQFDDLYRLVRLEEKRTLHLVDLKEAFLTAAAAENIAEITIHTKRLQEEMACITQQLGQLDQAGAQPGATLTALAQGGAPGPSPRPAQRNIEARPRLPEPRRDPRDYGEGRSGSSMGHAP
- the LOC118395988 gene encoding tripartite motif-containing protein 44-like isoform X1, with translation MTDEREPWRGSGGPDEDELPQMDGSCDACEPDEAQPATQVCHTCSFAFCPAHAEKHACSTRHQLMPYGQEVLQPQSQRLGRDRYTREGAGEERVQGMRPAAEPGVVENGACGGAGIQENGVCGGERDQGKGKVDDEEALAALEGVSKRDTVTVERLRCKEHGQEGTLYCKADEKVICVVCAVQGEHREHEIITLREAYVWQKSREGYDLLGCTQNMADHIKTKWTNPEMSTEQLEAYVNSQFDDLYRLVRLEEKRTLHLVDLKEAFLTAAAAENIAEITIHTKRLQEEMACITQQLGQLDQAGAQPGATLTALAQGGAPGPSPRPAQRNIEARPRSSNSDAGMTEEETLVNKPLMDKHSPTELSNLHLA
- the LOC118395988 gene encoding tripartite motif-containing protein 44-like isoform X5, translated to MTDEREPWRGSGGPDEDELPQMDGSCDACEPDEAQPATQVCHTCSFAFCPAHAEKHACSTRHQLMPYGQEVLQPQSQRLGRDRYTREGAGEERVQGMRPAAEPGVVENGACGGAGIQENGVCGGERDQGKGKVDDEEALAALEGVSKRDTVTVERLRCKEHGQEGTLYCKADEKVICVVCAVQGEHREHEIITLREAYVWQKSREGYDLLGCTQNMADHIKTKWTNPEMSTEQLEAYVNSQFDDLYRLVRLEEKRTLHLVDLKEAFLTAAAAENIAEITIHTKRLQEEMACITQQLGQLDQAGAQPGATLTALAQGGAPGPSPRPATP
- the LOC118395988 gene encoding tripartite motif-containing protein 44-like isoform X2, whose product is MTDEREPWRGSGGPDEDELPQMDGSCDACEPDEAQPATQVCHTCSFAFCPAHAEKHACSTRHQLMPYGQEVLQPQSQRLGRDRYTREGAGEERVQGMRPAAEPGVVENGACGGAGIQENGVCGGERDQGKGKVDDEEALAALEGVSKRDTVTVERLRCKEHGQEGTLYCKADEKVICVVCAVQGEHREHEIITLREAYVWQKSREGYDLLGCTQNMADHIKTKWTNPEMSTEQLEAYVNSQFDDLYRLVRLEEKRTLHLVDLKEAFLTAAAAENIAEITIHTKRLQEEMACITQQLGQLDQAGAQPGATLTALAQGGAPGPSPRPARNIEARPRSSNSDAGMTEEETLVNKPLMDKHSPTELSNLHLA
- the LOC118395988 gene encoding tripartite motif-containing protein 44-like isoform X4; this encodes MTDEREPWRGSGGPDEDELPQMDGSCDACEPDEAQPATQVCHTCSFAFCPAHAEKHACSTRHQLMPYGQEVLQPQSQRLGRDRYTREGAGEERVQGMRPAAEPGVVENGACGGAGIQENGVCGGERDQGKGKVDDEEALAALEGVSKRDTVTVERLRCKEHGQEGTLYCKADEKVICVVCAVQGEHREHEIITLREAYVWQKSREGYDLLGCTQNMADHIKTKWTNPEMSTEQLEAYVNSQFDDLYRLVRLEEKRTLHLVDLKEAFLTAAAAENIAEITIHTKRLQEEMACITQQLGQLDQAGAQPGATLTALAQGGAPGPSPRPARNIEARPRLPEPRRDPRDYGEGRSGSSMGHAP